Proteins from one Algicella marina genomic window:
- a CDS encoding TadE family protein — MYEKLRGDRCEEGSTTVEFVMWVPIFTLMMITILDASVLMMTQSRLYDVARQEMRLYTLGAKSLRDAEMDAISQFRSDETDGASAEITEHQVDPDDENSARYATMEISIPTREVVIFTGRFFANANLSAEYSMVLETASPAPGS, encoded by the coding sequence ATGTATGAAAAGCTGCGCGGCGACCGCTGCGAAGAAGGCTCGACAACGGTCGAGTTCGTCATGTGGGTGCCTATCTTCACACTGATGATGATCACGATCCTGGACGCGTCTGTTCTGATGATGACGCAGTCACGCCTGTACGACGTCGCCAGACAGGAAATGCGCCTTTACACTCTGGGTGCAAAAAGCCTGCGCGATGCAGAGATGGATGCGATTTCTCAATTCAGATCTGATGAGACGGACGGTGCCAGCGCTGAGATCACTGAACATCAAGTTGATCCGGACGACGAAAACAGCGCCCGCTACGCCACGATGGAAATATCCATTCCCACTAGGGAAGTCGTCATTTTCACAGGCCGCTTCTTCGCCAACGCCAATCTCTCGGCCGAATATTCAATGGTTCTGGAAACGGCGTCTCCGGCGCCGGGTAGCTGA
- the odhB gene encoding 2-oxoglutarate dehydrogenase complex dihydrolipoyllysine-residue succinyltransferase, whose product MAEIRVPTLGESVTEATVATWFKKPGDAVAVDEMLCELETDKVTVEVPSSAAGTLEEIVAAEGDTVGVDALLATISEGAAASSPKKEDKPAATKAEAKADEGGKTVDVMVPALGESVTEATVSTWFKKVGESVSADEMLCELETDKVSVEVPAPTSGVLSEIIADDGTTVEAGGKLAIITEGASGSASATEKPAEKPAESNAAPKGKDVENAPSANKIMAEKGISPDQVQGSGRDGRIMKEDVMKAVSAPSTSAPAPASVPRGPVSADDASREERVKMTRLRQTIARRLKEAQNTAAMLTTYNEVDMTAVMDLRNEYKDLFLKKHGVKLGFMSFFTKACCHALKEVPEVNAEIDGTDVVYKNYVHMGIAVGTPSGLVVPVVRDADTMSFATIEKKINELGARGRDGKLSMSDMQGGSFTISNGGVYGSLMSSPILNPPQSGILGMHKIQERPMVVGGQIVARPMMYLALSYDHRIVDGKGAVTFLVRVKEALEDPRRLLMDL is encoded by the coding sequence ATGGCTGAAATCCGCGTACCAACGCTGGGCGAAAGCGTCACAGAGGCAACCGTGGCCACCTGGTTCAAAAAACCCGGTGATGCCGTTGCCGTTGATGAAATGCTCTGCGAGCTAGAGACGGACAAGGTTACAGTCGAAGTGCCATCTTCCGCCGCCGGCACGCTGGAGGAAATCGTTGCCGCCGAAGGCGATACCGTAGGCGTTGATGCCCTGCTGGCCACAATCTCCGAAGGTGCCGCGGCATCCTCGCCCAAGAAGGAAGACAAACCCGCGGCCACGAAAGCGGAAGCAAAAGCTGACGAGGGTGGCAAAACTGTCGACGTCATGGTGCCCGCTCTTGGCGAAAGCGTGACAGAGGCGACCGTTTCTACCTGGTTCAAGAAGGTCGGCGAAAGCGTCAGTGCCGACGAGATGCTCTGTGAACTGGAAACAGACAAGGTAAGCGTCGAGGTCCCTGCGCCCACTTCCGGCGTGTTGTCAGAGATCATTGCCGACGATGGCACAACCGTTGAAGCCGGCGGCAAGCTCGCGATTATCACGGAAGGCGCCAGCGGCTCGGCGTCAGCGACAGAAAAACCGGCGGAGAAGCCCGCCGAGAGCAATGCCGCGCCAAAGGGCAAGGATGTCGAAAACGCCCCTTCAGCCAACAAGATCATGGCGGAAAAAGGCATATCGCCCGACCAGGTTCAGGGGTCGGGCCGTGACGGTCGGATCATGAAGGAGGACGTGATGAAGGCGGTCAGCGCCCCGTCAACCTCCGCTCCGGCTCCCGCCTCCGTACCTCGCGGTCCGGTTTCCGCCGATGACGCCAGCCGCGAAGAACGGGTGAAAATGACGCGGCTGCGTCAGACGATCGCCCGCCGGCTCAAGGAGGCACAGAACACCGCCGCGATGCTGACCACCTACAACGAGGTGGACATGACAGCCGTGATGGACCTGCGCAACGAGTACAAGGACCTGTTTCTGAAGAAGCACGGCGTCAAGCTCGGCTTCATGTCGTTCTTCACCAAAGCCTGCTGCCACGCACTGAAGGAAGTGCCGGAGGTGAATGCGGAGATCGACGGCACCGATGTCGTCTACAAGAATTACGTCCACATGGGGATCGCAGTTGGCACGCCTTCCGGTCTTGTCGTCCCCGTCGTTCGCGACGCCGACACGATGTCTTTTGCCACGATTGAGAAGAAGATCAACGAACTCGGCGCACGCGGACGCGACGGCAAACTGTCGATGAGTGATATGCAGGGCGGCAGCTTTACGATCTCCAACGGCGGCGTCTACGGATCACTGATGTCCTCACCGATCCTCAACCCGCCACAATCCGGCATCCTCGGCATGCACAAGATCCAGGAACGTCCGATGGTGGTCGGTGGCCAGATCGTCGCACGCCCGATGATGTATCTTGCGCTGAGCTATGACCACCGCATCGTCGACGGAAAGGGCGCTGTAACCTTCCTCGTGCGTGTGAAGGAAGCATTGGAGGATCCCCGCAGATTGCTCATGGATCTCTGA
- a CDS encoding SH3 domain-containing protein, which yields MSEFLSNFVSYSTASVFGGLCLLNGIEGEQPVEAQVANNVAEISSSAGFTQVASVTQAEPKFVRKEIRQAKLESVVFTASGLDQTPRPAKQAKGPEGVVTGASVNLREGPGTNYTIADRARQGDKLAVTGERDGIWFEVISQNTGARVWIHGNFFSAPKDENGAILARN from the coding sequence ATGTCAGAGTTCTTGTCAAATTTCGTCTCCTATTCAACGGCCTCCGTTTTTGGCGGGCTATGTCTTCTGAACGGGATCGAGGGTGAGCAGCCGGTGGAAGCGCAAGTTGCTAACAATGTTGCGGAAATTTCTTCTTCAGCCGGGTTTACTCAAGTTGCCAGCGTCACTCAGGCTGAGCCAAAATTCGTGCGCAAGGAGATCCGTCAGGCAAAGCTGGAATCCGTCGTGTTTACGGCTTCCGGCCTGGATCAGACACCGCGTCCGGCAAAACAAGCTAAAGGTCCCGAAGGCGTAGTCACCGGTGCATCGGTGAACCTGCGTGAAGGCCCAGGCACGAATTACACCATTGCCGACCGCGCCCGGCAGGGCGACAAGCTGGCGGTAACTGGCGAGCGTGATGGCATATGGTTCGAAGTCATATCCCAAAATACCGGCGCGCGTGTGTGGATCCACGGTAATTTCTTTAGTGCCCCCAAAGACGAGAATGGCGCGATCCTCGCTCGCAACTAA
- a CDS encoding M48 family metallopeptidase, whose product MSETLDLPFPPGRAKIRRNARSTRLTLRIRHDTGEISVTAPPRVRPQEIAAFIHGHSHWIGARMAKLPDLIVPEPGSVLTLLGETVTLAEGARLRRIGDRLELPGQGARFRGALAGFVRVSARTALSEASDRYSHQIGRQHGGITLRDTRSRWGSCSSTGKLMYSWRLALAPPKVLDYVAAHEVSHLAEMNHGPKFWKLVESLCPKYRVHRGWLRDHGAELHRVQFSE is encoded by the coding sequence GTGAGCGAAACGCTGGACCTGCCTTTTCCCCCGGGACGGGCCAAGATCAGGCGAAACGCGCGATCCACCCGCCTGACCCTGCGCATCCGGCACGATACCGGCGAAATTTCCGTGACTGCGCCGCCCCGCGTGCGGCCGCAGGAAATTGCGGCATTCATCCATGGTCATTCGCACTGGATCGGCGCCCGAATGGCGAAGCTACCGGACCTGATCGTGCCTGAGCCGGGCAGTGTGCTGACCCTGCTGGGCGAGACGGTCACGCTGGCAGAGGGCGCGAGACTGCGCAGAATTGGCGACAGATTGGAACTGCCCGGGCAGGGTGCCCGTTTTCGGGGGGCGTTGGCCGGGTTTGTCCGGGTGTCAGCGCGGACAGCTTTGAGCGAAGCCTCGGACCGATATTCGCACCAGATCGGTCGGCAACATGGCGGTATTACCTTGCGAGACACGCGGTCTCGCTGGGGATCATGCAGTTCCACCGGGAAGTTGATGTATTCCTGGCGATTGGCACTGGCTCCACCAAAGGTGCTCGACTACGTGGCTGCGCACGAGGTTTCACACTTGGCCGAGATGAACCACGGGCCGAAGTTCTGGAAGTTGGTGGAATCCCTCTGTCCGAAGTATCGGGTTCACCGTGGTTGGTTGCGCGATCACGGGGCCGAATTGCACCGTGTGCAATTCTCCGAGTAG
- a CDS encoding pilus assembly protein TadG-related protein, producing the protein MSSPIFKKSLSENLYAEDGVATIWSIFWMIVFAAVGGLALDVSNGHRIRSQLQGAADSAALAAAMEFAVSSDVARARSAGMDMVAVNMQSRYNPVQPEDIQLGIWDGEEFHAENPADASDDGDINAAQVLAARTAANNNQFRTYLLRFAGFDSLSAAARSVAMISQQEAIGNDCTGLEVRSMGRIQLGGGNEVSGESCFYGEFGAANGGNDLLHNGVSIGSVDIGNINLYSLREGSDPEEEIKAEIDLDLAVFPHISNAYNTLTGRMRGSDIFERWANEEIQVPQERLPDFVFDAAGQARIVEMNSLTFEADGTISGSNSNWRYLNHAPYQPHTVFIVNGGVGVASGVHLRNVAILANGQFQGYGGNQSFDEIYVNARGMINMGGGSISYGNQAQYCDNGAYSVYMLTTNTLMYGGNGGSVTMHGMIGAGWQFSPGGAMATAGGLYFESADPNYTVQTAGDMDISNCDTPMDSEFDTVRESTSSSGGTMLVN; encoded by the coding sequence ATGAGTTCACCGATTTTCAAGAAATCCCTCTCCGAGAACCTATACGCAGAAGACGGAGTCGCCACGATCTGGAGTATATTCTGGATGATCGTGTTTGCCGCCGTTGGTGGCCTCGCGCTCGACGTGTCCAATGGCCATCGCATCCGTTCCCAGCTTCAAGGCGCGGCGGACTCGGCAGCCCTAGCCGCAGCGATGGAGTTCGCTGTTAGTTCGGACGTGGCGCGCGCCAGATCCGCCGGAATGGATATGGTCGCCGTCAACATGCAGAGCCGATACAACCCGGTTCAGCCCGAGGATATCCAGCTTGGAATTTGGGACGGCGAGGAATTTCATGCGGAAAATCCCGCGGATGCAAGCGATGACGGCGACATCAACGCGGCACAGGTCCTCGCTGCCCGCACCGCAGCGAACAACAACCAATTCCGCACCTACCTACTGCGGTTTGCGGGCTTCGACTCCCTCAGCGCCGCAGCGCGCTCCGTCGCCATGATCAGCCAGCAGGAGGCAATCGGCAATGACTGCACAGGTCTGGAAGTTCGCTCCATGGGGCGCATCCAGCTCGGTGGTGGTAACGAGGTCTCGGGGGAAAGCTGCTTCTACGGTGAGTTTGGCGCCGCCAACGGCGGGAACGATCTTTTGCACAACGGCGTCTCCATCGGGTCAGTCGACATTGGTAATATCAATCTCTACTCCCTGCGCGAAGGCAGCGATCCGGAGGAGGAAATCAAGGCGGAAATCGACCTCGACCTTGCTGTCTTTCCGCACATCTCCAACGCCTACAATACCCTGACAGGTCGTATGCGCGGCTCCGACATTTTCGAACGCTGGGCGAACGAAGAGATCCAGGTTCCGCAGGAACGCCTTCCCGATTTCGTCTTCGATGCGGCCGGTCAGGCCCGCATAGTGGAAATGAACAGCCTTACTTTCGAAGCTGATGGCACGATCTCCGGCAGCAACTCAAACTGGCGATACCTGAACCATGCACCCTATCAACCGCATACCGTATTCATTGTGAACGGTGGTGTCGGCGTCGCTTCCGGCGTCCACCTGCGCAACGTCGCCATTCTCGCGAACGGCCAGTTCCAAGGTTATGGCGGCAACCAGAGCTTCGATGAAATTTATGTGAACGCACGCGGCATGATCAATATGGGTGGCGGCAGCATTTCCTATGGCAACCAGGCGCAGTATTGCGACAACGGCGCCTATTCCGTCTACATGCTGACGACGAATACCCTGATGTACGGTGGCAATGGTGGCAGTGTCACCATGCACGGCATGATCGGCGCCGGCTGGCAGTTCAGCCCCGGTGGCGCAATGGCCACCGCAGGCGGGCTCTACTTCGAATCTGCGGATCCGAACTACACAGTGCAGACAGCGGGTGACATGGACATCTCCAATTGCGACACACCGATGGACAGTGAGTTCGACACAGTCCGGGAGAGCACCTCTTCCTCCGGTGGCACGATGCTCGTCAACTGA
- the lpdA gene encoding dihydrolipoyl dehydrogenase — protein sequence MANYDVIVIGAGPGGYVCAIRCAQLGLKTACVESRETLGGTCLNVGCIPSKAMLHASEMYHEAHTHFETMGLMGVSPKVDLGKMLEYKQSTVESNTKGIEFLFKKNKVDWLKGHGKVAGKGKVEVAGEIHEAKHIVIATGSEAASLPGIEIDEERVVTSTGALELKSVPKKMVVIGAGVIGLEMGSVYSRLGSDVTVLEFLDVITPGMDGEVQKSFQKMLTKQGINFTLGAAVQGVQKLKSKLKVTYKLRKDDSDGAIDADVVLVATGRKPYTDGLGLAEAGVEMTERGQIKTDAHLATNIEGIWAIGDVITGPMLAHKAEDEGMAVAETIAGQKGHVNYKVIPGVIYTSPEVASVGQTEEQLKEEGRAYTVGKFPFMGNARAKSHFTGDGFVKLLADKETDRILGAHIIGPMAGDLIHEICVGMEFGAAAEDIARTCHAHPTFSEAVREAALACGDGAIHA from the coding sequence ATGGCCAACTATGATGTCATCGTGATCGGAGCAGGCCCTGGCGGCTACGTATGCGCCATCCGCTGTGCCCAGCTCGGCCTGAAGACCGCCTGTGTGGAAAGCCGCGAAACCCTTGGCGGTACGTGCCTGAACGTAGGCTGCATCCCGTCCAAGGCCATGCTGCATGCCTCGGAAATGTACCACGAAGCCCATACACATTTCGAAACGATGGGCTTGATGGGTGTGTCGCCGAAGGTCGATCTCGGCAAGATGCTTGAGTACAAGCAGAGCACGGTGGAGAGCAACACCAAGGGCATCGAGTTCCTTTTCAAGAAAAACAAGGTCGACTGGCTGAAGGGCCACGGCAAGGTCGCGGGCAAGGGCAAAGTTGAGGTTGCGGGCGAGATTCACGAGGCGAAACACATCGTCATTGCGACCGGATCCGAAGCAGCCAGTCTTCCCGGCATTGAGATCGACGAGGAACGGGTGGTGACCTCGACAGGGGCACTGGAGCTCAAATCCGTGCCGAAGAAGATGGTCGTCATCGGCGCCGGTGTGATTGGCCTTGAAATGGGCTCCGTCTATTCCCGTCTCGGCTCAGACGTTACCGTGCTGGAGTTCCTTGACGTCATCACTCCAGGCATGGATGGGGAGGTGCAAAAGAGTTTCCAGAAAATGCTGACGAAACAAGGTATCAACTTCACGCTCGGTGCCGCCGTTCAAGGTGTGCAGAAGCTGAAATCGAAGCTGAAGGTCACCTACAAGCTGAGAAAAGATGACAGCGACGGTGCGATCGATGCCGATGTCGTGTTGGTCGCGACCGGACGCAAACCCTACACTGATGGCCTTGGTCTCGCCGAAGCAGGGGTGGAGATGACGGAACGTGGCCAGATCAAGACAGACGCGCACCTCGCCACCAATATCGAAGGCATCTGGGCCATCGGAGATGTCATCACCGGCCCGATGCTCGCGCACAAGGCGGAAGACGAAGGCATGGCCGTCGCCGAAACCATTGCCGGGCAGAAGGGCCACGTGAACTACAAGGTGATCCCCGGTGTCATCTACACAAGCCCGGAGGTCGCCTCTGTCGGTCAGACCGAGGAACAGCTCAAAGAAGAGGGTCGCGCCTACACCGTCGGCAAGTTTCCCTTCATGGGCAATGCGCGTGCCAAATCCCATTTCACCGGAGACGGTTTCGTCAAGTTGCTGGCAGACAAGGAAACAGACAGGATTCTTGGTGCCCACATCATCGGTCCGATGGCCGGTGACCTGATCCACGAAATCTGTGTCGGCATGGAGTTTGGCGCGGCGGCGGAAGACATCGCCCGTACCTGCCACGCCCATCCGACGTTCTCGGAAGCCGTGCGGGAGGCAGCTCTCGCCTGTGGTGATGGTGCGATTCACGCTTGA
- a CDS encoding 2-oxoglutarate dehydrogenase E1 component — translation MNEISGNSAFHSSSFLQGHNAEYVEQLHARFAADPTAVDASWREFFEALNEDNLTVRSEAAGPSWARADWPPVPNDELTAALDGQWGDDPAGHAEKKVSQKAAEKGVSLSEAQLKQAVTDSLRALMIIRAYRIRGHLAADLDPLGLTEQTPHRELEPESYGFTEADMDRPIFIDNVLGLETASLREILAILKRTYCGTFALQYMHISDPEQAAWLKERIEGLGKEVQFTREGRRAILNKLVEAEGFEKFLHVKYTGTKRFGLDGGESVIPAMEQIIKRGGNMGVQDIVVGMPHRGRLSILANVMGKPYRAIFNEFQGGSFKPDEVEGSGDVKYHLGASSDREFDGNTVHLSLTANPSHLEAVNPVVIGKVRAKQEQINDTDRTKVLPILLHGDAAFAGQGVVAECFGLSGLKGHRTGGTIHIVVNNQIGFTTSPHNSRSSPYPTDIALMVEAPIFHVNGDDPEAVVHAAKVATEFRQIFHKDVVIDIFCYRRFGHNEGDEPMFTQPQMYKLIKGHKTTLQLYTERLIGDGLIPEGEIEDMKAAFQAQLNEEFEAGKEFRPNKADWLDGRWSHLDKQGEKYQRGKTAVDMARLKEVGAALTRLPEGYKPHRTVERMLGAKKEMIDSGEGLDWATAEALAFGTLLLEGYPVRLAGQDSTRGTFSQRHSGIIDQETEERYLMLNHIKAGQAQYEVVDSMLSEYAVLGFEYGYSLAEPNALTLWEAQFGDFANGAQIMIDQFISSGEKKWLRMSGLVMLLPHGYEGQGPEHSSARLERFLQMCAEDNWIVANCTTPANYFHILRRQLHRSFRKPLVMMTPKSLLRNKMAVSKLEEMATGSSFHRVLWDDAQHGNSDLTLKADKDIKRVVICSGKVYYDLLEARDAQGLDDVYLLRLEQFYPFPAQSLVAELKRFKKAEIVWCQEEPKNQGAWTFVEPNIEWVLGRIKSRWLRPAYAGRAAAASPATGLAKSHKAQQDALVNDALTGKKD, via the coding sequence ATGAACGAGATCAGCGGAAACAGCGCCTTTCACTCCTCATCCTTCCTACAGGGCCACAACGCTGAATATGTCGAGCAGCTCCATGCACGGTTCGCTGCCGACCCCACCGCCGTCGATGCCAGTTGGCGGGAGTTTTTCGAGGCCCTGAACGAGGATAACCTGACTGTCCGCTCCGAGGCGGCCGGTCCTTCGTGGGCGCGCGCTGACTGGCCGCCCGTGCCCAACGACGAGCTGACCGCCGCACTTGACGGTCAGTGGGGCGACGATCCTGCAGGGCACGCCGAGAAGAAGGTCTCCCAGAAGGCCGCCGAGAAAGGCGTTTCACTGTCAGAAGCACAGCTGAAGCAGGCCGTCACGGATAGTCTGCGTGCGCTGATGATCATCCGGGCCTATCGCATCCGTGGCCATCTGGCAGCCGACCTAGATCCGCTCGGACTGACGGAACAGACACCGCACCGGGAACTGGAGCCGGAAAGCTATGGCTTTACTGAGGCGGACATGGATCGGCCGATCTTCATCGACAACGTACTCGGGCTTGAAACGGCATCACTACGCGAAATTCTCGCCATTCTGAAACGCACGTATTGCGGCACGTTCGCCCTTCAGTACATGCATATCTCGGACCCTGAACAGGCGGCGTGGCTGAAAGAGCGGATCGAGGGCTTGGGCAAGGAGGTCCAGTTCACGAGAGAGGGTCGCCGGGCGATCCTCAACAAGCTGGTGGAGGCCGAAGGTTTCGAGAAGTTTCTCCACGTGAAGTACACTGGCACCAAACGTTTCGGCCTCGACGGGGGCGAGAGCGTAATTCCTGCGATGGAGCAAATCATCAAGCGCGGCGGCAACATGGGCGTACAGGATATTGTCGTCGGAATGCCCCACCGTGGTCGCCTCAGCATCCTCGCTAACGTCATGGGCAAACCTTACCGCGCGATCTTCAACGAATTTCAGGGCGGCAGCTTCAAACCGGATGAAGTCGAAGGCTCCGGCGATGTCAAATACCACCTTGGCGCTTCCTCGGACCGGGAGTTTGACGGGAATACCGTGCATCTGTCTCTTACTGCGAACCCCAGTCACCTCGAAGCTGTGAATCCGGTAGTTATCGGCAAGGTCCGGGCCAAACAGGAACAGATCAACGACACCGACCGCACCAAGGTGCTCCCCATTCTCCTGCATGGCGATGCCGCCTTTGCGGGCCAAGGTGTGGTGGCAGAATGTTTCGGTCTCTCGGGCCTCAAGGGGCATCGCACCGGCGGCACTATCCATATCGTCGTCAACAACCAGATCGGCTTCACCACAAGCCCACATAACTCGCGATCATCCCCCTACCCGACGGATATCGCGCTTATGGTGGAGGCGCCGATCTTCCACGTGAACGGCGACGATCCTGAAGCCGTGGTTCACGCCGCCAAGGTTGCCACTGAATTCCGGCAGATTTTCCACAAGGACGTCGTTATTGACATCTTTTGCTATCGTCGCTTCGGCCACAACGAAGGCGACGAGCCGATGTTCACGCAGCCGCAGATGTACAAGCTGATCAAGGGGCACAAAACCACTCTCCAGCTCTACACCGAACGCCTCATCGGAGACGGTCTCATTCCGGAAGGAGAGATCGAGGATATGAAGGCCGCCTTCCAGGCCCAGCTGAACGAGGAGTTCGAGGCCGGCAAGGAATTCCGCCCCAACAAGGCAGATTGGCTCGATGGCCGCTGGTCACATCTCGACAAGCAAGGAGAGAAGTACCAGCGCGGCAAGACTGCCGTCGATATGGCCCGGTTGAAGGAGGTCGGCGCAGCCCTCACCCGCCTTCCGGAAGGTTACAAGCCGCACCGTACGGTTGAACGGATGCTCGGTGCCAAGAAGGAAATGATCGACTCGGGCGAAGGACTGGATTGGGCGACGGCAGAAGCACTCGCCTTTGGCACCCTGCTGCTGGAAGGCTATCCCGTTCGCCTCGCCGGTCAGGATTCTACTCGCGGTACATTCAGTCAGCGCCATTCCGGCATCATCGATCAGGAAACGGAAGAACGCTACCTGATGCTCAACCATATCAAGGCGGGACAGGCGCAATACGAGGTCGTCGACTCCATGCTGTCGGAGTACGCCGTGCTCGGGTTCGAATATGGCTACAGCCTGGCGGAGCCTAACGCCCTGACACTCTGGGAAGCCCAGTTCGGCGATTTCGCCAACGGTGCCCAGATCATGATCGACCAGTTCATCTCTTCAGGAGAGAAGAAATGGCTGCGCATGTCAGGGCTAGTCATGCTCCTGCCACACGGCTACGAAGGTCAGGGGCCGGAGCACAGCTCCGCCCGGCTGGAACGTTTTCTCCAGATGTGCGCTGAGGACAACTGGATCGTTGCGAACTGCACGACGCCGGCCAACTATTTCCACATCCTTCGGCGCCAGCTTCACCGCAGCTTCCGTAAACCACTCGTGATGATGACGCCGAAGTCGCTGCTGCGAAACAAGATGGCAGTCAGCAAGTTGGAGGAGATGGCCACGGGTTCGAGCTTCCACCGTGTCCTGTGGGATGATGCGCAACACGGTAACTCCGACCTGACACTCAAGGCAGACAAGGACATCAAGCGCGTCGTCATATGTTCGGGCAAGGTATATTATGACCTGCTCGAGGCACGGGACGCCCAGGGCCTGGATGACGTCTACCTGCTTCGACTCGAGCAATTCTACCCCTTCCCGGCCCAGAGCCTCGTTGCAGAGCTCAAGCGCTTCAAGAAGGCGGAAATCGTATGGTGCCAGGAAGAGCCCAAGAACCAGGGAGCATGGACTTTCGTGGAACCGAACATCGAATGGGTGCTTGGCCGTATCAAATCTAGATGGCTGCGTCCCGCCTACGCGGGTCGTGCAGCTGCTGCGTCACCCGCGACGGGTCTTGCAAAGAGCCATAAGGCGCAGCAAGACGCGCTCGTGAACGATGCGCTTACCGGAAAGAAGGACTGA
- a CDS encoding GntR family transcriptional regulator: MSGKGGNLHDTERSADPTVPAHELVYRVLRARIMQGVMAPGASLTLRGIAAEFGVSMTPAREAARRLVAEGALKLSASGRISTTVLTRERIEELSAIRALLETELATRSLPRAHGALIDRMAEVHRQIETARYNDDALTYVRLNLDFHRLLYLRAQAPAMLALVETVWLQLGPTMRQLYDVHSRRQLAPTHDKILDALRDNDEPGLRVAIREDVTNGLRLLVQ, encoded by the coding sequence ATGAGCGGGAAAGGTGGGAATTTGCACGATACGGAGCGTAGCGCGGATCCGACCGTCCCTGCCCACGAGTTGGTTTACCGCGTATTGCGTGCCCGGATAATGCAAGGTGTCATGGCTCCCGGTGCGTCCCTGACCTTGCGCGGGATTGCGGCGGAGTTTGGTGTCAGTATGACGCCGGCACGCGAGGCGGCCCGCAGGCTGGTGGCGGAGGGAGCGCTGAAACTGTCGGCATCCGGCAGAATTTCCACGACGGTGCTGACAAGGGAACGGATCGAGGAACTTTCCGCCATTCGCGCCTTGCTTGAAACCGAACTTGCCACCCGATCCCTTCCACGTGCGCATGGTGCATTGATTGACCGGATGGCCGAAGTACATCGCCAGATCGAAACAGCACGCTATAATGACGATGCGTTGACCTACGTGCGTCTGAATCTCGATTTTCACCGATTGTTGTATCTACGGGCGCAGGCGCCGGCGATGTTGGCACTGGTGGAGACCGTATGGCTGCAACTTGGGCCGACGATGCGCCAGCTCTATGACGTGCACAGCCGCAGGCAATTGGCTCCGACGCATGACAAGATTCTGGACGCCCTGCGAGATAACGATGAACCGGGTTTGCGGGTGGCGATCCGCGAAGATGTGACAAATGGATTGAGGCTGCTGGTTCAGTGA